In the Clostridium beijerinckii genome, one interval contains:
- a CDS encoding AAA family ATPase → MLKKFNVTGTCIPNKHYIVDISKKIDKIMKLIDGEEYFVINRPRQYGKTTTLFLLDNKLKESEDYFPIKISFEGIGDLIFEDENRFSKGFMKILERTIEFENVELSKFISSNKESVETLDDLSYFITKFVREINKKVVLMIDEVDKSSNNQLFLSFLGMLRNKYLLRSEGRDYTFHSIILAGVYDVKTLKVKIRSDEEHKYNSPWNIASDFDVDMSFSKEEIMTMLEDYVEDKKVILDKEYFSEKLYFYTEGYPFLVSKLCKIIDEKIMSDNEFVWEKEYMDLAVKEILKDSNTNFESLIKNIENNEELYDFVKRIVLDNENINYIKTDNIVSLGSIYGILKEKDGVCKINNKLYEQLIYNHMMMKVIRQDKKSVMSQYNYKSNFIKEDGNLDVKKILIKFSELMKHEYSAKREAFLEADGRLLFLAFISPIINGTGFAFKEVQGGDEKRFDIVITYNKKMYILELKKWNGEAYHKKGLIQLSEYLEQYGLEEGYLLIFDFRKTKNETGKLDEEFVNFGEKQKRIIQVYC, encoded by the coding sequence ATGTTAAAAAAATTTAATGTCACTGGAACTTGCATTCCTAATAAACATTACATTGTAGATATTTCGAAAAAAATAGATAAAATAATGAAGCTTATTGATGGTGAAGAGTATTTCGTGATAAATAGACCAAGACAATATGGGAAAACTACAACTTTATTTTTACTAGATAATAAGTTAAAGGAATCAGAAGATTATTTTCCTATAAAGATAAGCTTTGAAGGTATAGGCGATTTGATTTTTGAGGATGAAAATAGGTTTAGTAAAGGTTTTATGAAAATATTAGAACGTACAATCGAGTTTGAAAATGTTGAATTATCAAAATTTATTTCTTCTAATAAAGAAAGCGTAGAAACCTTAGATGATTTATCCTATTTTATAACTAAATTTGTTAGAGAGATAAACAAAAAGGTAGTATTAATGATAGATGAAGTTGATAAAAGCAGTAATAATCAATTGTTTTTGAGTTTTTTAGGAATGCTTAGAAACAAATATCTTCTTAGAAGTGAAGGGCGGGATTATACTTTTCACAGTATAATTTTGGCTGGTGTCTATGATGTTAAAACTCTTAAAGTTAAAATAAGAAGTGATGAAGAACATAAATATAACAGCCCTTGGAATATAGCCTCAGATTTTGATGTTGATATGAGTTTTTCAAAAGAAGAAATAATGACTATGCTTGAGGATTATGTAGAAGATAAAAAAGTTATATTAGATAAAGAATACTTTTCAGAAAAGCTTTATTTTTATACAGAAGGATATCCGTTTTTAGTAAGCAAATTATGTAAGATAATAGATGAAAAGATAATGAGTGATAATGAATTTGTTTGGGAAAAGGAATATATGGATTTAGCTGTAAAAGAAATATTAAAAGATAGTAATACTAATTTTGAGAGTCTTATTAAAAATATAGAAAACAATGAGGAGCTATATGATTTTGTTAAAAGAATAGTATTAGATAACGAAAATATAAATTATATAAAAACAGATAATATAGTAAGTTTAGGAAGTATATACGGTATTTTAAAAGAAAAAGATGGAGTTTGTAAAATAAATAATAAGCTTTATGAGCAATTGATTTATAATCATATGATGATGAAAGTAATAAGGCAGGATAAGAAATCAGTTATGTCTCAATATAATTATAAGTCGAATTTTATAAAAGAGGATGGAAATCTGGATGTAAAAAAGATTTTAATAAAATTCTCAGAGTTAATGAAACACGAATACTCAGCGAAAAGAGAAGCTTTTTTAGAAGCAGATGGAAGATTACTATTTTTAGCTTTTATAAGTCCAATAATAAATGGCACAGGGTTTGCATTTAAGGAAGTACAGGGTGGAGATGAAAAACGTTTTGATATAGTCATAACTTATAATAAGAAAATGTATATATTAGAACTTAAGAAATGGAATGGAGAAGCTTACCACAAAAAAGGCTTAATACAGTTAAGTGAATATTTAGAACAGTATGGATTAGAAGAAGGCTATCTTTTAATATTTGATTTTAGAAAAACTAAAAACGAAACAGGAAAGCTAGATGAGGAATTTGTGAATTTTGGTGAAAAACAAAAAAGAATAATACAAGTATACTGCTGA
- the fabG gene encoding 3-oxoacyl-[acyl-carrier-protein] reductase, whose translation MLKGKCAIVTGASRGIGKAIALKLASLGANIVLNYRSNEKEALEVENEIKGMGVETLCVKGDISKSEEVDNLINSAKEKFGTIDIMVNNAGITKDALIIRMKEEDFDNVIDVNLKGVFNCLKAITPIMMKQKHGKIINLSSVVGITGNAGQVNYSASKAGVIGMTKSLAREVGSRGITVNAVAPGYIETDMTEALADKYKEEMKKTIPLKRLGKASDVANVVAFLASESADYVTGQVIQVDGGMLM comes from the coding sequence ATGCTAAAAGGAAAATGTGCAATTGTTACAGGAGCATCAAGAGGAATTGGAAAGGCAATAGCTTTAAAGCTTGCATCTCTTGGAGCTAATATAGTTTTAAATTATAGAAGTAATGAAAAAGAAGCATTAGAAGTTGAAAATGAAATAAAAGGCATGGGTGTAGAAACTTTATGTGTAAAAGGTGATATATCTAAGTCAGAAGAAGTTGATAATCTTATCAATTCTGCTAAAGAAAAATTTGGCACTATAGATATAATGGTAAATAATGCAGGAATCACAAAAGATGCATTAATAATCAGAATGAAAGAAGAAGATTTTGATAATGTTATTGATGTTAATCTAAAAGGTGTGTTTAACTGCTTAAAAGCTATAACTCCAATTATGATGAAACAAAAACATGGAAAGATAATAAATCTTTCATCAGTAGTTGGAATTACTGGAAATGCAGGTCAAGTAAATTATTCTGCGTCTAAAGCAGGAGTAATTGGAATGACAAAATCATTAGCTAGAGAAGTTGGTTCAAGAGGAATCACTGTAAATGCAGTAGCACCAGGATATATCGAAACAGATATGACAGAAGCTCTAGCAGATAAATACAAAGAAGAGATGAAGAAGACTATACCGCTTAAGAGATTAGGAAAAGCAAGTGATGTAGCAAATGTTGTAGCTTTCCTTGCAAGTGAAAGTGCAGATTATGTTACAGGGCAAGTTATCCAGGTTGACGGTGGAATGTTAATGTAA
- a CDS encoding acetyl-CoA carboxylase carboxyltransferase subunit alpha codes for MDKDFMKINVTPWESVEIARHKDRPSGQYYIETIFKDFIEFHGDRNFGDDQAIIGGIASINDINVTVIAITKGSNTSEYIKRNFGMPNPEGYRKALRLMKQAEKFKRPVICFIDTMGAFPGMGAEERGQGQAIANNLFELSRLKTPIISIITGEGESGGALALAVADKIFMLEHSIYSVLSPEGFASILWKDPNRVKEAAAVAKITAKDLKGFDIIDGIVKEPRGGAHKNPVKAAEALKKTIVDNLLELKEKDLNELIDNRYNKFRAMGNFY; via the coding sequence ATGGATAAAGATTTTATGAAAATTAATGTAACACCATGGGAAAGTGTTGAAATAGCAAGGCACAAAGACAGACCATCTGGGCAATATTATATAGAAACTATATTTAAAGATTTCATTGAATTTCATGGAGACAGAAACTTTGGTGATGATCAAGCTATAATTGGTGGAATCGCATCTATTAATGATATAAATGTTACAGTTATAGCAATAACTAAAGGATCAAATACTAGTGAGTATATAAAAAGAAATTTTGGAATGCCTAATCCGGAAGGATATAGAAAAGCATTAAGACTTATGAAGCAGGCTGAAAAATTTAAAAGACCTGTAATTTGTTTTATAGATACTATGGGAGCATTTCCAGGTATGGGAGCAGAAGAAAGAGGTCAAGGGCAGGCTATAGCAAATAATCTTTTTGAATTAAGTAGATTAAAGACACCAATAATTTCAATTATAACAGGTGAAGGCGAAAGTGGAGGAGCTTTAGCTTTAGCAGTTGCAGATAAAATCTTTATGTTAGAACATTCTATATATTCAGTTCTTTCACCAGAAGGATTTGCTTCGATTCTATGGAAAGATCCAAACAGAGTTAAAGAAGCAGCAGCAGTTGCGAAAATTACTGCTAAAGATTTAAAGGGTTTTGATATAATTGATGGTATCGTAAAAGAACCTAGGGGTGGTGCACATAAAAACCCTGTTAAAGCAGCAGAGGCTCTTAAGAAAACAATTGTAGATAACTTGTTAGAGTTAAAAGAAAAAGATTTAAACGAACTAATAGATAATAGATATAATAAATTCAGAGCTATGGGGAATTTTTATTAA
- a CDS encoding HutP family protein, translating into MESNSTRVAKIATKMAICDRHEEEHLKKVYAEKGIKVTAVNIGGNINSSIAKILESALVAAKRNELIREEHLHEGAVIGATRDAVIQVANRANGQNVGGKIGIARGGEHISVCIFLSIGLLHLDEVVIGIGHRALPL; encoded by the coding sequence ATGGAAAGCAATAGTACAAGAGTTGCAAAGATAGCTACTAAAATGGCTATATGTGATAGACATGAAGAAGAGCATTTAAAGAAAGTATATGCAGAGAAGGGAATTAAAGTCACCGCAGTAAATATAGGTGGAAATATTAATTCATCGATAGCTAAAATACTTGAAAGTGCATTAGTTGCTGCAAAAAGAAACGAGTTAATAAGAGAAGAACATTTGCATGAAGGTGCTGTTATAGGTGCAACTAGAGATGCGGTAATTCAAGTTGCAAATAGAGCAAATGGGCAAAATGTAGGTGGAAAAATTGGAATAGCTAGAGGCGGAGAACATATTTCAGTGTGTATATTCTTAAGTATTGGACTTCTGCACTTAGATGAAGTAGTTATAGGAATAGGGCATAGGGCATTACCTTTATAG
- the fabD gene encoding ACP S-malonyltransferase produces MNSSKTAFLFPGQGVQTIGMAKELCDNIPECKEILDRSEEILNMPIKKMMFEGPEEILTATENAQPTILVASLIALKALEINGIEADYAAGLSLGEYAALIYGGALSLEEGLLLIKERGRIMGSALPEGLGKMAAVLKLNDEKIQELLTRAGEFGIVEGANYNCPGQVVISGENKAIDEAVKIAKELGGLGIPLKVSGPFHSSLLEPASEEFFNTIKNVDIKELDKVVYSNVKGLPYEKEDDVKELLKRHIRTSVLFEKTINHMIDSGVDTFIEVGPGKALRGFVKKIDKSASLLNVEDMDSLKNTIDKIKSNL; encoded by the coding sequence ATGAATAGTAGTAAGACTGCATTTCTTTTTCCAGGTCAAGGAGTTCAAACTATTGGAATGGCAAAAGAACTTTGCGATAATATACCAGAATGTAAAGAAATATTAGATCGTAGTGAAGAAATTTTAAATATGCCTATTAAGAAAATGATGTTCGAAGGGCCAGAAGAAATTTTAACAGCAACAGAAAATGCACAACCTACAATACTTGTTGCATCACTTATCGCGTTAAAAGCACTAGAGATAAATGGCATTGAAGCAGATTATGCAGCAGGTCTTAGCTTAGGAGAATATGCAGCGTTAATATACGGGGGAGCACTTTCTTTAGAAGAAGGATTACTTCTTATAAAAGAAAGAGGAAGAATAATGGGTAGTGCGCTACCAGAAGGCCTTGGAAAAATGGCTGCTGTGTTAAAATTAAATGATGAAAAGATACAAGAATTATTAACTAGAGCAGGTGAATTTGGAATAGTTGAAGGGGCTAACTATAACTGCCCAGGCCAAGTAGTTATTTCAGGAGAAAACAAAGCAATCGATGAAGCCGTAAAAATTGCAAAAGAATTAGGAGGCCTTGGAATTCCGCTAAAGGTTAGTGGACCATTTCATAGTTCCCTTCTTGAGCCTGCAAGTGAAGAATTCTTTAATACTATAAAAAATGTTGATATTAAAGAACTTGACAAAGTAGTTTATTCAAATGTTAAAGGGCTTCCTTATGAAAAAGAAGATGATGTTAAAGAATTATTAAAGAGACATATAAGAACATCAGTCCTTTTTGAAAAGACTATAAATCATATGATAGATAGCGGCGTTGATACATTTATAGAAGTAGGTCCTGGAAAAGCACTTAGAGGATTTGTTAAGAAAATAGATAAGAGTGCAAGTCTTTTAAATGTTGAGGATATGGATTCATTGAAAAATACAATTGATAAGATTAAAAGCAATCTTTAA
- a CDS encoding AAA family ATPase has product MKKRFNSTGVCVSRKYYMVDISKKIEQIKKLIDNEFYFTINRPRQYGKTTTLNEINNRLKDVYLVINISFEGIGDIVFEEEKSFCNKFLKLIIKDLAFVDKEESNRLENLSREINDIEELSEIITKFVEKAKKEVVLIIDEVDKSSNNQLFLSFLGMLRNKYLGREVGKDFTFKSVILAGVYDVKSLKLKIRNKEEAKYNSPWNIAVDFNVDMSFSPKEIATMLNEYAIENSLSMDIDKLSEEIHFFTDGYPFLVSRLCQIVDEKIYELDKGPWEGEDIQKAVKIILEEKNTLFDSLIKNLENNKELYDYIEDIIVNGNDKGFNSYNPIIEIGSTYGYFKNKNGKVSISNKIFGEIIYNYMISKLENNYNNIEEYNFKEAFIKKDGGLNIEKILKRFQHFMKEQYSSKDSEFIEHHGRLLFLAFIKPIINGTGFDFKEVQVSEEKRLDVVITYNKFKYIIEMKIWRGLKYHEKGIEQLCDYLNIHDLNKGYLLIFNFNKNKEFKEERSNINGKDIFQVYV; this is encoded by the coding sequence ATGAAGAAAAGGTTTAATAGTACTGGGGTTTGTGTTTCAAGAAAATACTATATGGTTGACATAAGTAAGAAAATTGAACAAATAAAGAAACTTATAGATAATGAATTTTATTTTACTATAAATAGGCCTAGACAATATGGAAAAACGACGACTTTGAATGAGATAAATAATAGATTAAAGGATGTATATTTAGTTATAAATATAAGCTTTGAAGGAATTGGAGATATCGTATTCGAAGAGGAAAAAAGTTTTTGCAACAAATTTTTGAAGCTAATAATTAAAGATCTAGCATTTGTAGATAAAGAAGAAAGCAATAGGTTAGAAAATTTAAGTAGAGAGATTAATGACATTGAAGAATTATCAGAAATAATAACAAAGTTCGTTGAAAAAGCTAAAAAGGAAGTTGTTTTAATTATAGATGAAGTAGATAAAAGCTCAAATAATCAGTTGTTTTTAAGTTTTCTTGGAATGCTTAGAAATAAGTACCTTGGGAGGGAAGTTGGAAAGGACTTCACTTTTAAAAGTGTCATTTTGGCAGGGGTATATGATGTGAAGAGTCTAAAATTAAAAATTAGAAATAAAGAGGAAGCTAAATATAATTCCCCATGGAATATTGCTGTTGATTTCAATGTGGATATGAGTTTTTCGCCCAAAGAAATAGCTACTATGCTAAATGAATATGCAATAGAAAATTCTTTATCTATGGATATAGATAAACTTAGTGAAGAGATTCACTTTTTTACAGATGGATACCCGTTTTTAGTTAGCAGGCTATGCCAAATTGTAGATGAAAAAATTTATGAATTGGATAAAGGGCCTTGGGAGGGTGAAGATATACAAAAGGCAGTTAAAATTATTTTAGAAGAAAAAAATACTTTATTTGATAGTTTAATAAAGAACTTAGAAAACAATAAAGAACTTTATGATTACATTGAAGACATAATAGTAAATGGAAACGATAAGGGGTTTAATAGCTATAATCCAATTATAGAAATTGGAAGCACATATGGTTATTTTAAAAATAAAAACGGAAAAGTATCTATATCTAATAAAATATTTGGAGAAATAATATATAATTATATGATTTCAAAGCTTGAAAATAATTATAACAATATAGAAGAGTATAACTTTAAGGAAGCATTTATAAAAAAAGATGGTGGCTTAAATATAGAAAAAATACTTAAGAGATTTCAGCATTTTATGAAGGAGCAGTATTCTTCTAAAGATAGTGAGTTTATAGAACATCATGGAAGATTGTTATTTTTAGCATTTATAAAGCCTATAATAAATGGAACAGGATTTGATTTTAAGGAAGTTCAAGTTTCAGAAGAGAAAAGATTAGATGTAGTTATAACCTACAATAAGTTTAAGTATATAATTGAGATGAAAATATGGAGAGGTTTAAAATACCACGAAAAGGGAATCGAGCAGCTTTGTGATTATTTGAATATACATGATTTAAATAAAGGGTATCTCTTAATCTTTAATTTTAATAAAAACAAAGAGTTTAAAGAAGAAAGATCTAATATTAATGGAAAGGATATTTTTCAGGTATATGTTTAA
- the accB gene encoding acetyl-CoA carboxylase biotin carboxyl carrier protein: MDFEKIKELVKLVDSSSLAFFELQSGNDHIKMDKSLTRGLADNGSGNYTPAVNNQVNTAASSLSSVERSENHIVEKEEVKAAEKEVVIDDKDVSIITSPMVGTFYSSASPESSPFVEVGGTVSKGKVICIIEAMKLMNEIESEYNGVIVERLANDGDMVEYGQPLFKVKGE; this comes from the coding sequence ATGGACTTTGAAAAAATTAAAGAGCTTGTTAAATTGGTTGACTCTTCAAGTTTAGCCTTTTTTGAGCTTCAAAGTGGAAATGATCATATAAAGATGGATAAATCATTAACTAGAGGATTAGCTGATAATGGCTCAGGAAATTATACTCCAGCTGTAAATAATCAGGTTAACACTGCTGCTAGTTCACTTAGTTCAGTAGAAAGATCAGAAAATCATATAGTGGAGAAAGAAGAAGTAAAGGCTGCTGAAAAAGAAGTAGTTATAGACGATAAGGATGTAAGTATTATAACTTCTCCTATGGTTGGAACATTTTACTCTTCAGCATCACCAGAAAGCTCACCTTTCGTAGAAGTTGGCGGCACAGTTTCTAAGGGAAAGGTTATTTGCATTATAGAAGCTATGAAGCTTATGAATGAAATCGAAAGCGAATATAATGGAGTAATAGTAGAACGCTTAGCTAATGACGGAGATATGGTAGAATATGGCCAGCCATTATTTAAGGTTAAGGGGGAATAA
- the fabF gene encoding beta-ketoacyl-ACP synthase II: MERRVVITGMGALTPIGNDVSTFWDNAKSGKLGIDYITLVDKDLVDVKIAAEVKGFDPDTLIGKKEAKRLDRFAQFALVASDEAIKNSGIDLEKENLERFGVMLGSGIGGFETIETECTKIATGKSKRVSPFFVPMTIINLGAGNVAIKYGLRGPCTSAVTACATGTNNIGDAFRTIKHGYADVMLAGGAEAPITRLGVTGFHSMKALNSGNDPERASIPFDKERGGFVMGEGAGVVILESLEHAEARGANIIAEVVGYGSTCDAYHITSPDPEGAGASRAMADALQEAGIKPEQVSYINAHGTSTELNDKFETAAIKKAFGEDAYKVPISSTKSMTGHLLGAAGAIEAIICAKALEEGFIPPTIGYETKDEELDLDYVPNVGRKQDLEYALTNSLGFGGHNATLLLKKWK; encoded by the coding sequence ATGGAAAGAAGAGTAGTAATTACGGGGATGGGAGCTCTGACTCCGATAGGAAATGATGTAAGTACGTTTTGGGATAATGCAAAAAGCGGAAAGCTAGGAATAGATTATATAACTTTAGTTGATAAAGATTTAGTAGATGTAAAAATAGCAGCAGAAGTTAAGGGCTTTGATCCAGATACTTTAATAGGTAAGAAAGAAGCAAAGAGATTAGATAGATTTGCTCAATTTGCTTTGGTTGCATCAGATGAAGCAATAAAGAATTCAGGAATAGATTTAGAAAAAGAAAATCTAGAAAGATTTGGAGTAATGCTTGGATCTGGTATAGGTGGATTTGAAACTATTGAAACTGAATGTACTAAAATTGCAACTGGAAAGTCTAAAAGAGTATCTCCATTTTTCGTTCCTATGACAATAATAAATTTAGGTGCAGGAAATGTAGCTATTAAATATGGATTAAGAGGACCATGTACATCAGCAGTAACTGCTTGTGCAACAGGAACAAACAATATTGGTGATGCATTTAGAACAATAAAACATGGTTATGCAGATGTAATGCTTGCAGGTGGAGCAGAAGCACCTATAACTAGACTTGGAGTTACTGGATTTCATAGTATGAAGGCATTAAATTCAGGAAATGATCCAGAAAGAGCTTCTATCCCTTTCGATAAGGAAAGAGGCGGATTTGTAATGGGAGAAGGTGCAGGAGTTGTAATTCTTGAATCTTTAGAACATGCTGAAGCTAGAGGTGCAAACATCATAGCTGAAGTTGTAGGATATGGATCAACTTGTGATGCATATCATATTACATCTCCAGATCCAGAAGGAGCAGGAGCTTCAAGAGCTATGGCTGATGCGTTGCAAGAGGCAGGAATTAAACCAGAACAAGTTTCTTATATAAATGCTCATGGAACTTCAACAGAATTAAATGATAAATTTGAAACAGCAGCTATTAAAAAGGCGTTTGGAGAAGATGCATACAAAGTTCCAATATCTTCAACAAAATCTATGACAGGTCATCTTTTAGGAGCAGCAGGAGCAATAGAAGCAATAATATGTGCAAAGGCTCTTGAAGAAGGATTTATCCCGCCAACAATCGGATATGAAACAAAAGATGAAGAATTAGATTTAGATTATGTGCCTAACGTTGGAAGAAAGCAAGATTTAGAATATGCACTTACTAACTCTTTAGGCTTTGGTGGACATAATGCCACTTTACTTTTGAAAAAGTGGAAATAA
- the accD gene encoding acetyl-CoA carboxylase, carboxyltransferase subunit beta, with amino-acid sequence MLKDLFVKRQYATVKSSTLKKSVSEEKPNIPSGMWEKCDKCNSMIYAEDLENSKFVCATCGHHFRLNAKERIKVFFDKDTFKEFWKDLKTTNPLDFKGYEEKLKSTKTDSTEAVVTGVGKLNGIEVACAIMDSFFMMGSMGTVVGEKITRLIEHATENKLPLMIFTASGGARMQEGIFSLMQMAKISAALAKHSEAGLLYISILTDPTTGGVTASFAMEGDIILSEPNALIGFAGRRVIENTIKETLPDNFQKAEFLLEKGFVDAIVERKNMRACIYKILILHGVRN; translated from the coding sequence ATGCTTAAGGATTTATTTGTAAAAAGACAATATGCAACTGTTAAATCCTCAACGTTAAAAAAGAGTGTTTCTGAAGAAAAGCCTAATATACCATCAGGTATGTGGGAAAAATGTGATAAGTGTAATTCGATGATATATGCAGAAGACTTAGAAAATTCTAAGTTCGTTTGTGCAACTTGTGGTCATCATTTTAGACTTAATGCAAAAGAAAGAATAAAAGTATTTTTTGATAAAGATACTTTTAAGGAATTCTGGAAAGACTTAAAAACTACTAATCCATTAGATTTTAAAGGCTATGAAGAAAAGTTAAAAAGCACTAAGACTGATAGTACAGAAGCTGTTGTTACTGGAGTTGGAAAGCTAAATGGTATAGAAGTAGCATGTGCTATTATGGATAGCTTCTTTATGATGGGAAGTATGGGGACTGTAGTTGGTGAAAAGATTACAAGACTTATAGAACATGCCACAGAAAATAAGCTTCCATTAATGATTTTTACAGCATCTGGCGGTGCTAGAATGCAGGAAGGTATTTTTTCACTTATGCAAATGGCAAAAATAAGTGCAGCTCTAGCAAAGCATAGTGAAGCTGGTCTTTTATATATTTCTATATTAACAGATCCAACAACTGGAGGAGTAACTGCAAGTTTTGCAATGGAAGGTGACATCATTTTAAGTGAGCCGAATGCATTAATAGGATTTGCAGGAAGAAGAGTTATTGAGAACACAATTAAAGAAACTCTTCCAGATAATTTTCAAAAAGCAGAATTTTTACTTGAAAAAGGTTTTGTTGATGCCATTGTTGAAAGAAAGAATATGAGGGCATGTATATATAAAATTCTTATTTTGCATGGAGTGAGGAATTAA
- a CDS encoding acetyl-CoA carboxylase biotin carboxylase subunit, giving the protein MLKKVLIANRGEIAVRIIRACREMGISTVAVYSEIDKEALHTQLADEAVCIGSAMPKDSYLNITNILSACVLTGADAIHPGFGFLSENPKFAKMCRQCNIKFIGPDYETIELMGNKAKAREIMKASGVPVVPGYEGEIRDEAHALEIAKGIGYPIMIKASAGGGGKGIRVANNDEEFLMGFKTAKTEAKACFGDDSLYIEKFVQKPKHIEFQILADEHGHVIHLCERECSMQRKNQKVLEEAPSNVLTEELRAKMGEIAKKAALAVDYKNAGTIEFLFDRDNNFYFMEMNTRIQVEHPITEMITGIDLVKEQLKIASGEKLAYTQDDIKIKGHAIECRVNAEDPEHDFRPCPGTIEELCVPGGMGVRVDSAIFCGYKIPHCYDSMIAKLITFGDNRNEAIVKMDRALAEFAVGGVKTNIDFELSILHTKEFLEGDYDTSFLAEKMVKKNA; this is encoded by the coding sequence ATGTTAAAGAAAGTGCTAATTGCCAACAGAGGAGAAATTGCAGTTAGAATAATTAGAGCTTGTAGAGAAATGGGAATAAGTACAGTAGCTGTTTATTCAGAAATAGATAAAGAAGCACTTCATACTCAACTTGCAGATGAAGCTGTATGTATTGGTTCTGCAATGCCTAAAGATAGTTATTTAAACATAACAAACATTCTAAGTGCATGTGTTTTAACTGGAGCTGACGCTATACATCCAGGGTTTGGATTTTTATCAGAAAATCCTAAATTCGCAAAGATGTGTAGACAATGCAATATTAAATTTATAGGTCCTGATTATGAGACAATTGAGCTTATGGGAAATAAGGCTAAAGCAAGAGAAATTATGAAAGCTTCTGGTGTTCCTGTAGTACCTGGATATGAAGGTGAAATAAGAGATGAAGCCCATGCTTTAGAAATTGCAAAAGGTATTGGATACCCAATAATGATAAAAGCATCAGCAGGTGGCGGCGGTAAAGGAATAAGAGTTGCTAATAATGATGAAGAATTCTTAATGGGCTTTAAAACTGCTAAAACAGAAGCAAAAGCTTGTTTTGGGGATGATTCATTATATATAGAAAAATTTGTTCAAAAGCCAAAGCATATTGAATTTCAAATATTAGCCGATGAACATGGCCATGTTATACATTTATGTGAAAGAGAATGCTCGATGCAAAGAAAGAACCAAAAGGTTTTAGAAGAAGCACCATCAAATGTATTAACAGAAGAATTAAGAGCTAAAATGGGTGAAATTGCAAAGAAAGCAGCTCTAGCTGTAGATTATAAGAATGCAGGAACTATAGAATTCTTGTTTGATAGAGATAATAATTTCTACTTCATGGAAATGAATACTAGAATACAAGTAGAGCATCCAATTACTGAAATGATTACAGGTATAGACTTAGTAAAAGAACAATTGAAGATAGCTTCAGGAGAAAAATTAGCTTATACTCAAGATGATATAAAGATTAAAGGTCATGCAATAGAATGTAGAGTTAATGCAGAAGATCCAGAACATGATTTCAGACCATGTCCAGGAACAATCGAAGAGCTTTGTGTCCCAGGGGGTATGGGAGTAAGAGTTGATTCAGCTATATTCTGTGGGTATAAAATTCCTCATTGCTATGATTCTATGATAGCTAAATTAATTACTTTTGGTGATAATAGAAATGAAGCTATTGTAAAAATGGATAGAGCATTAGCAGAATTTGCAGTAGGTGGGGTAAAAACTAATATTGATTTTGAATTATCAATACTTCATACTAAAGAATTCTTAGAAGGAGATTATGATACTTCATTTTTAGCAGAAAAGATGGTGAAGAAGAATGCTTAA
- the fabZ gene encoding 3-hydroxyacyl-ACP dehydratase FabZ, with protein MLNINEIKKIIPHRYPMLLVDRVTEMEIEEKQFVRGYKNVSANEAFFQGHYPEEPIMPGVLQVEALAQTGTVAILSMERFKGKTPLFAGINKVRFKGKVVPGDKLDLYCEIIKIKGPIGIGKGIASVDGKTVCEAEILFALQ; from the coding sequence ATGCTTAACATAAATGAAATAAAAAAGATTATACCACATAGATACCCAATGCTTTTAGTAGATAGAGTAACTGAAATGGAAATAGAAGAAAAACAATTTGTAAGAGGATATAAAAATGTTTCTGCAAATGAAGCATTCTTTCAAGGGCATTATCCAGAAGAACCAATTATGCCAGGAGTACTTCAAGTTGAAGCTTTAGCTCAAACAGGAACAGTTGCTATTCTTTCAATGGAAAGATTTAAAGGTAAGACTCCATTATTTGCAGGTATAAATAAAGTTAGATTTAAAGGAAAAGTTGTACCTGGAGATAAGCTTGATTTATATTGTGAAATTATTAAGATTAAAGGACCTATAGGTATTGGAAAAGGGATTGCCTCAGTAGATGGAAAAACAGTTTGTGAAGCTGAAATACTTTTTGCGTTGCAGTAG